The sequence GTTACCGTAAGTCCTGATGCCCGCTTTATCTTAAATAAAACAGGCGGAACTGGCTATATTATCCAGTTTTATAATGCGACGGCGAAGTTAGATATAAATGATCCTCTGAGTTTTTTAATTACGACCAATTCGAATACGCCGATGTTTTACTGGCCTTATGCGAATACCTTTAATTTAAGTGCACAAATGGTGAATTACTGGGATACGGCAGGAACCATTGATCGAACGGATTTGGCAGCGCAAAGTTTTAGTTTGCCAAATGGGGAAAATGTGACGGGGAGTTTGACTTATACAGGGACAACGACGAAAATTCTATCAACAAATGCTGGGATGACTCCTGCTAATTTTAATCAAAATACCGCACGAATGATTGCGATGGGGCGACTGGAGGGAACGATAAATCCAGTGACAGACGCAGATAATGAAATTACAGGAACAGCAACACCAAACGCTGTTATTAGCATTTCATATACAGAAAATGGGGGAAATAAAGTTATAGAAGGACAGGCAAATGATGATGGAACATATCGAATTGCTATTCCAAACGGTTTTATCAAGCCTTACATTAATTTGACTACAACCATCAAACAAGACCAAAAAAAGATAACATTAGACGATGTAACTGTGGAGGACGTGACTCCGCCAAGTGGGGAGGCAGTTACTCAAATTATCCGACTTGGAGATCCCTTTCCGGATGTATCCAAATTAGTAACAAATATTTATGATCATTCTGATAATACGTCTGGAGCGGGAATTACAACTATTTTACGAAGTGCACCTGACACCAGTGTTTTTGGACCCGCAGAAGCCATTGTTCGTTTAGAAGATAAGGCGCAAAATTACGTGGATATCCGTGTACCCGTTTTTATTAAAGATGATGAAACAGAGATCCAAGACGGTAAAGCATTACGAGCGGCGGGCTTTTCGGTAAATGTAAAAGATATTATGGAACTTAATGATGCCGAACTGGAGCAATTTATTTTAACGAAATCAGGTGCAAAAGCATTCCATATCGAAACTGGCGAGGACTTAAGTACAGAGTTGAAAGTAGCTAGCACCAATTTAAAAAAAGAAACAGGGACCTACACGGCAACGATACAAGTTGGTGGATTAACGAAAGAGATTGCGATTCAGGTCACGGGGGAGCTCAAATTTAATCATGTCCCAGAAACGATTTCCTTCGAAACAATGGAGCTTAATCAACAAAAAAATATCGCTAAACGAAATGCTGACTTTGATTTTTCTGTACTTGATTCAAGAGGGGCAGGCGGCAAATTTAGCGTAACAGCGACCGTTAAAACACCGCTGACTTCCACGATGAATTCGGCGCATACTTTGCCAAATGGACTCATTTTTATTGATAATACTGGAGAGAAAAAAATTCTTTCCGCTGAACCAATCACCATTTTTGAATCACAGTCAGCAAGTGAGATGATTGTTCCGATAGAATGGGCAGAAGACCAAGGGATTTTGGTGGAAGTTGATGCAGCGGAAGCCTATGTGGATGAAAGCTATGAAACGACAATCGAGTGGACTTTGACGGACGCTCCGTAAAAACCTGTTAGCAAAAGTTAACAGGTTTTTTCGTGTTTTAAGCCCATTGTTTTCTAAATGCACTAGTTTCTCGTATAATAGCGTTAAGTAATTTGCGAAAGGTGGAAGAACATGACTTCGGTAATGTGGTTTCGGAGAGATCTTCGAGTAAATGATAATAAAGCCCTCTATCATGCCTGTAAAGAGGACGATTTGCTTTTGTTATTTCAAGTAAATCCAATACAATTCATCACAGGAAGTCCTAGTCATCAAGCTTTTTTTGCAAGTGTGGCTCATTTTAAGCAAGAAATCGATAAAACTGCGCATTTACAAATCATGTTTGGTGAACCGGTAGAATGCTTCAAGCAACTAAAAGATACGCTACCAAGCTGGGATAAAGTTTATTTCAATCGTGATGAAACAGGTTACGGAGCAGAGCGGGACGAGGCGGCGCAAGCTTTCTTTGACGAACAAAAAATCGAGGTTCAATCCTTCCACGACAGCTATCTTCATTCAGCGGAAGAAGTAAAGAAATCTCCCACAGAATACTATAAAATTTTTACCCCTTACTATAAAAAATGGCGCGAAGAAATAAAAGAAACACCGTTCAAAGTGACTTTAAAGCCAGAGAATGTCCGGAAAGAAAGTTTGTTTTCGAAATACGAAGAACAGTTTGCAGAAATGACTTGCGATTTGCCGATATTAGATTCTGGTGAACGAGCAGCGAATACGAGACTTGCGAATTTTATTAAACACGATATTGCTGACTATGACAAAGCGAGAGATTTCCCGGAACTGGATAAAACAAGCCATTTATCACGTTATTTACGGACGGGAGAAATCTCGATTCGGACGATTTGGCAGGTACTTCAAGAAACAGAAGCAACAGAAGGACGAGCTACATTTGAAAAAGAACTTTGTTGGCGCGACTTTTATAATATGATTTACGTTTCTTTCCCTAATCAAAAAAACGAGCCCATCCAAGAAAATTATCGTTTTATTGAATGGGAAAACAACCGCGAATATTTCAAAGCGTGGCAAGAAGGGGAGACTGGTTTCCCGCTCGTTGAT comes from Listeria monocytogenes and encodes:
- a CDS encoding cryptochrome/photolyase family protein encodes the protein MTSVMWFRRDLRVNDNKALYHACKEDDLLLLFQVNPIQFITGSPSHQAFFASVAHFKQEIDKTAHLQIMFGEPVECFKQLKDTLPSWDKVYFNRDETGYGAERDEAAQAFFDEQKIEVQSFHDSYLHSAEEVKKSPTEYYKIFTPYYKKWREEIKETPFKVTLKPENVRKESLFSKYEEQFAEMTCDLPILDSGERAANTRLANFIKHDIADYDKARDFPELDKTSHLSRYLRTGEISIRTIWQVLQETEATEGRATFEKELCWRDFYNMIYVSFPNQKNEPIQENYRFIEWENNREYFKAWQEGETGFPLVDAAMRQLKETGWMHNRLRMITASFLTKDLLIDWRFGEKYFQQMLIDYDPASNIGGWQWAASTGTDAVPYFRIFNPTTQAQKFDPTGKFIRKYVKELANLPDKYIHQPEKMSETVQKEHGLILGKDYPFPLVDHKERRKLAIARYEFSKEHYRGNI